A genome region from Drosophila gunungcola strain Sukarami unplaced genomic scaffold, Dgunungcola_SK_2 000075F, whole genome shotgun sequence includes the following:
- the LOC128264636 gene encoding bleomycin hydrolase isoform X1 — protein MFWAVRRAVKKIQIKTPIPSQDPNPNLKLNLNLNPKASVVKMCKQQQPAICYSTESARVTHTISGERCHSHLLAADNNSGSGGGGGGGGSGNNNSANSGKNSTHRSDEVTSAITTQLLSQWRKNFYSEPKNLLAQNVCSRVDPFDVCLSRKALETTNHVFNYKVETEGKPVTNQRSSGRCWLFAALNCIRLPFMKNYNLDEFEFSQAFLFYWDKIERCNYFLNNIVKTAQRGEKVDGRLVSFLLLDPTSDGGQWDMLVNLITKHGLMPKKCFPESFSCESSIRMNAILKSKLREYARHLRVLLERNPTEEEIACKIQKQMAEIYKVVGICLGIPSETFTWEYYDKSKNYQSIGPVSSLEFYERYVKPHFNVEDKVCLVTDPRPTSSYDQAYTVDCLGNVVGGRPVLYNNQSVELLLAMVTKSLKAGEAVWFGCEVSKRFASKQGIEDVDVHDFKLVFDIDIQTTFSKADRLIYGESAMTHAMVFTAVSVDKGGVAQKLRVENSWGEDRGEKGYLVMNADWFREFGFEVVVDKKYVPEDVLRVFDMDPIVLPAWDPMGTLAQ, from the exons ATGT TTTGGGCGGTGAGGCGGGCGGTGAAGAAGATCCAGATCAAGACCCCAATACCGAGTCAAGATCCGAATCCAAATCTGAaactgaatctgaatctgaatccgaaAGCAAGTGTGGTCAAGATGtgcaagcagcagcagccggcGATATGCTATTCGACCGAATCCGCTCGAGTAACTCACACAATATCCGGCGAACGTTGCCACTCCCATTTACTTGCAGCTGACAACAACAGCGGAtctggcggaggaggaggcggtggtGGCTCCGGGAACAACAATAGTGCCAATAGCGGGAAGAACTCGACTCACAGGAGCGATGAGGTGACCAGCGCCATCACCACCCAGTTGCTGAGCCAATGGCGCAAGAACTTCTACAGCGAACCGAAGAACCTGCTGGCGCAGAACGTCTGCTCCCGCGTGGATCCCTTCGATGTGTGCCTGTCGCGGAAGGCGCTGGAGACCACCAACCATGTGTTCAACTACAAGGTGGAGACGGAGGGCAAGCCGGTGACCAATCAGCGGAGCTCCGGCCGCTGCTGGCTGTTTGCGGCCCTCAACTGCATCCGCCTGCCATTCATGAAGAACTACAATCTGGACGAGTTCGAGTTCTCGCAGGCCTTCCTCTTCTACTGGGACAAGATCGAGCGGTGCAACTACTTCCTCAACAACATCGTGAAGACGGCGCAGCGGGGCGAGAAGGTGGACGGACGGCTGGTGTCCTTCCTGCTCCTCGATCCCACCTCCGATGGCGGCCAGTGGGACATGCTGGTCAACCTGATAACCAAACACGGCCTCATGCCAAAGAAATGCTTTCCCGAGAGCTTTAGCTGCGAGTCCAGCATACGAATGAATGCCATACTGAAGAGCAAG CTCCGGGAGTACGCCCGCCACCTGCGTGTGCTGCTGGAACGGAATCCAACGGAGGAGGAGATCGCCTGCAAGATCCAGAAGCAGATGGCCGAGATCTACAAGGTGGTGGGCATCTGCCTGGGCATTCCCTCGGAGACCTTCACCTGGGAGTACTACGACAAGAGCAAGAACTACCAGTCCATTGGACCGGTGAGCTCGCTGGAGTTCTACGAGCGATATGTGAAGCCGCACTTCAACGTGGAGGACAAGGTGTGCCTGGTCACCGATCCTCGGCCGACGAGCAGCTATGACCAGGCCTACACTGTCGACTGCCTGGGCAATGTGGTCGGCGGCCGACCCGTCCTGTACAACAACCAGTCCGTGGAACTGCTTCTGGCCATGGTCACCAAGTCGCTGAAGGCCGGCGAGGCCGTTTGGTTCGGCTGCGAGGTCAGCAAGCGTTTCGCCTCCAAGCAGGGCATCGAGGATGTGGACGT CCACGATTTCAAGCTGGTCTTTGACATCGACATACAAACGACGTTCTCCAAGGCGGATCGCCTGATCTATGGCGAATCGGCCATGACCCATGCCATGGTCTTCACCGCCGTCTCCGTGGAC AAGGGCGGCGTGGCCCAGAAACTGCGGGTGGAGAACTCGTGGGGCGAGGATCGCGGCGAGAAGGGCTACCTGGTGATGAACGCCGACTGGTTTAGGGAGTTCGGCTTCGAGGTGGTGGTGGACAAGAAGTACGTGCCCGAGGATGTGCTGCGCGTGTTTGACATGGATCCGATCGTCCTGCCCGCCTGGGATCCCATGGGCACGCTGGCGCAGTAG
- the LOC128264636 gene encoding bleomycin hydrolase isoform X3 translates to MSDNNSGSGGGGGGGGSGNNNSANSGKNSTHRSDEVTSAITTQLLSQWRKNFYSEPKNLLAQNVCSRVDPFDVCLSRKALETTNHVFNYKVETEGKPVTNQRSSGRCWLFAALNCIRLPFMKNYNLDEFEFSQAFLFYWDKIERCNYFLNNIVKTAQRGEKVDGRLVSFLLLDPTSDGGQWDMLVNLITKHGLMPKKCFPESFSCESSIRMNAILKSKLREYARHLRVLLERNPTEEEIACKIQKQMAEIYKVVGICLGIPSETFTWEYYDKSKNYQSIGPVSSLEFYERYVKPHFNVEDKVCLVTDPRPTSSYDQAYTVDCLGNVVGGRPVLYNNQSVELLLAMVTKSLKAGEAVWFGCEVSKRFASKQGIEDVDVHDFKLVFDIDIQTTFSKADRLIYGESAMTHAMVFTAVSVDKGGVAQKLRVENSWGEDRGEKGYLVMNADWFREFGFEVVVDKKYVPEDVLRVFDMDPIVLPAWDPMGTLAQ, encoded by the exons ATGT CTGACAACAACAGCGGAtctggcggaggaggaggcggtggtGGCTCCGGGAACAACAATAGTGCCAATAGCGGGAAGAACTCGACTCACAGGAGCGATGAGGTGACCAGCGCCATCACCACCCAGTTGCTGAGCCAATGGCGCAAGAACTTCTACAGCGAACCGAAGAACCTGCTGGCGCAGAACGTCTGCTCCCGCGTGGATCCCTTCGATGTGTGCCTGTCGCGGAAGGCGCTGGAGACCACCAACCATGTGTTCAACTACAAGGTGGAGACGGAGGGCAAGCCGGTGACCAATCAGCGGAGCTCCGGCCGCTGCTGGCTGTTTGCGGCCCTCAACTGCATCCGCCTGCCATTCATGAAGAACTACAATCTGGACGAGTTCGAGTTCTCGCAGGCCTTCCTCTTCTACTGGGACAAGATCGAGCGGTGCAACTACTTCCTCAACAACATCGTGAAGACGGCGCAGCGGGGCGAGAAGGTGGACGGACGGCTGGTGTCCTTCCTGCTCCTCGATCCCACCTCCGATGGCGGCCAGTGGGACATGCTGGTCAACCTGATAACCAAACACGGCCTCATGCCAAAGAAATGCTTTCCCGAGAGCTTTAGCTGCGAGTCCAGCATACGAATGAATGCCATACTGAAGAGCAAG CTCCGGGAGTACGCCCGCCACCTGCGTGTGCTGCTGGAACGGAATCCAACGGAGGAGGAGATCGCCTGCAAGATCCAGAAGCAGATGGCCGAGATCTACAAGGTGGTGGGCATCTGCCTGGGCATTCCCTCGGAGACCTTCACCTGGGAGTACTACGACAAGAGCAAGAACTACCAGTCCATTGGACCGGTGAGCTCGCTGGAGTTCTACGAGCGATATGTGAAGCCGCACTTCAACGTGGAGGACAAGGTGTGCCTGGTCACCGATCCTCGGCCGACGAGCAGCTATGACCAGGCCTACACTGTCGACTGCCTGGGCAATGTGGTCGGCGGCCGACCCGTCCTGTACAACAACCAGTCCGTGGAACTGCTTCTGGCCATGGTCACCAAGTCGCTGAAGGCCGGCGAGGCCGTTTGGTTCGGCTGCGAGGTCAGCAAGCGTTTCGCCTCCAAGCAGGGCATCGAGGATGTGGACGT CCACGATTTCAAGCTGGTCTTTGACATCGACATACAAACGACGTTCTCCAAGGCGGATCGCCTGATCTATGGCGAATCGGCCATGACCCATGCCATGGTCTTCACCGCCGTCTCCGTGGAC AAGGGCGGCGTGGCCCAGAAACTGCGGGTGGAGAACTCGTGGGGCGAGGATCGCGGCGAGAAGGGCTACCTGGTGATGAACGCCGACTGGTTTAGGGAGTTCGGCTTCGAGGTGGTGGTGGACAAGAAGTACGTGCCCGAGGATGTGCTGCGCGTGTTTGACATGGATCCGATCGTCCTGCCCGCCTGGGATCCCATGGGCACGCTGGCGCAGTAG
- the LOC128264636 gene encoding bleomycin hydrolase isoform X2, which translates to MCKQQQPAICYSTESARVTHTISGERCHSHLLAADNNSGSGGGGGGGGSGNNNSANSGKNSTHRSDEVTSAITTQLLSQWRKNFYSEPKNLLAQNVCSRVDPFDVCLSRKALETTNHVFNYKVETEGKPVTNQRSSGRCWLFAALNCIRLPFMKNYNLDEFEFSQAFLFYWDKIERCNYFLNNIVKTAQRGEKVDGRLVSFLLLDPTSDGGQWDMLVNLITKHGLMPKKCFPESFSCESSIRMNAILKSKLREYARHLRVLLERNPTEEEIACKIQKQMAEIYKVVGICLGIPSETFTWEYYDKSKNYQSIGPVSSLEFYERYVKPHFNVEDKVCLVTDPRPTSSYDQAYTVDCLGNVVGGRPVLYNNQSVELLLAMVTKSLKAGEAVWFGCEVSKRFASKQGIEDVDVHDFKLVFDIDIQTTFSKADRLIYGESAMTHAMVFTAVSVDKGGVAQKLRVENSWGEDRGEKGYLVMNADWFREFGFEVVVDKKYVPEDVLRVFDMDPIVLPAWDPMGTLAQ; encoded by the exons ATGtgcaagcagcagcagccggcGATATGCTATTCGACCGAATCCGCTCGAGTAACTCACACAATATCCGGCGAACGTTGCCACTCCCATTTACTTGCAGCTGACAACAACAGCGGAtctggcggaggaggaggcggtggtGGCTCCGGGAACAACAATAGTGCCAATAGCGGGAAGAACTCGACTCACAGGAGCGATGAGGTGACCAGCGCCATCACCACCCAGTTGCTGAGCCAATGGCGCAAGAACTTCTACAGCGAACCGAAGAACCTGCTGGCGCAGAACGTCTGCTCCCGCGTGGATCCCTTCGATGTGTGCCTGTCGCGGAAGGCGCTGGAGACCACCAACCATGTGTTCAACTACAAGGTGGAGACGGAGGGCAAGCCGGTGACCAATCAGCGGAGCTCCGGCCGCTGCTGGCTGTTTGCGGCCCTCAACTGCATCCGCCTGCCATTCATGAAGAACTACAATCTGGACGAGTTCGAGTTCTCGCAGGCCTTCCTCTTCTACTGGGACAAGATCGAGCGGTGCAACTACTTCCTCAACAACATCGTGAAGACGGCGCAGCGGGGCGAGAAGGTGGACGGACGGCTGGTGTCCTTCCTGCTCCTCGATCCCACCTCCGATGGCGGCCAGTGGGACATGCTGGTCAACCTGATAACCAAACACGGCCTCATGCCAAAGAAATGCTTTCCCGAGAGCTTTAGCTGCGAGTCCAGCATACGAATGAATGCCATACTGAAGAGCAAG CTCCGGGAGTACGCCCGCCACCTGCGTGTGCTGCTGGAACGGAATCCAACGGAGGAGGAGATCGCCTGCAAGATCCAGAAGCAGATGGCCGAGATCTACAAGGTGGTGGGCATCTGCCTGGGCATTCCCTCGGAGACCTTCACCTGGGAGTACTACGACAAGAGCAAGAACTACCAGTCCATTGGACCGGTGAGCTCGCTGGAGTTCTACGAGCGATATGTGAAGCCGCACTTCAACGTGGAGGACAAGGTGTGCCTGGTCACCGATCCTCGGCCGACGAGCAGCTATGACCAGGCCTACACTGTCGACTGCCTGGGCAATGTGGTCGGCGGCCGACCCGTCCTGTACAACAACCAGTCCGTGGAACTGCTTCTGGCCATGGTCACCAAGTCGCTGAAGGCCGGCGAGGCCGTTTGGTTCGGCTGCGAGGTCAGCAAGCGTTTCGCCTCCAAGCAGGGCATCGAGGATGTGGACGT CCACGATTTCAAGCTGGTCTTTGACATCGACATACAAACGACGTTCTCCAAGGCGGATCGCCTGATCTATGGCGAATCGGCCATGACCCATGCCATGGTCTTCACCGCCGTCTCCGTGGAC AAGGGCGGCGTGGCCCAGAAACTGCGGGTGGAGAACTCGTGGGGCGAGGATCGCGGCGAGAAGGGCTACCTGGTGATGAACGCCGACTGGTTTAGGGAGTTCGGCTTCGAGGTGGTGGTGGACAAGAAGTACGTGCCCGAGGATGTGCTGCGCGTGTTTGACATGGATCCGATCGTCCTGCCCGCCTGGGATCCCATGGGCACGCTGGCGCAGTAG
- the LOC128264640 gene encoding uncharacterized protein F58A4.6: MSEPLVVCVCDYWQRCHFHNRPSREAGDSSRESKSLRRMCIQVDAINGNYYLREFLQQKELALRLKRQHGVQLVWLSFEPPKRDTVDYRFADILAHTLWEHIEVEHLMSWLSTLGGGFSALGEQFERCAETAGKISLQQLKIGLRLGDPFLQARCKLYFSISLIQRGQLRAAKHLIREQYAFARSNAEKDVRLVRMCLGIWQRLSYEYEQRQMRKKCN, from the exons ATGTCCGAACCCTTGGTTGTTTGCGTCTGCGACTACTGGCAGCGGTGCCACTTCCACAACCGTCCCAGCCGAGAGGCCGGCGACTCCAGCCGGGAATCGAAATCACTGCGGAGGATGTGCATCCAGGTGGACGCCATCAATGGTAACTACTACCTGCGCGAGTTCCTCCAGCAAAAGGAGCTGGCCCTGCGTCTCAAGCGGCAGCACGGCGTCCAGTTGGTCTGGCTGTCCTTCGAGCCCCCGAAAAGGGACACTGTGGACTACCGGTTCGCGGATATCCTGGCACACACCCTGTGGGAGCACATCGAGGTGGAGCACCTCATGTCCTGGCTCTCCACCCTGGGCGGTGGATTCTCCGCCCTGGGGGAGCAGTTCGAGCGATGC GCGGAGACGGCGGGCAAGATCTCgctgcagcagctgaagaTTGGCCTGCGCCTCGGAGATCCCTTCCTGCAGGCTCGCTGCAAGCTGTACTTCAGCATCTCGCTGATCCAGCGTGGCCAGCTCCGAGCGGCGAAGCACTTGATCCGGGAGCAGTACGCCTTTGCGAGGAGCAACGCCGAGAAGGATGTGCGCCTGGTGCGGATGTGCCTGGGCATTTGGCAGCGATTGAGCTACGAGTACGAGCAGCGGCAGATGCGAAAAAAGTGCAATTAA